A genomic region of Vitis vinifera cultivar Pinot Noir 40024 chromosome 7, ASM3070453v1 contains the following coding sequences:
- the LOC100854844 gene encoding uncharacterized protein LOC100854844, which translates to MAMVGTKRLLSSQIHRISSLPLLSRATISKSSSSSSSSSSSPKKVADRIVKFSAIDHEGKKREVLGLSGQTLLRALCNSGLIDPESHRLDDIEACGAECEINIAQEWLDRLPPRTHDEQFILKRSSRSRVLNKHSRLGCQVLLTDDMDGMVVAVPEPRPWDTA; encoded by the coding sequence ATGGCGATGGTCGGCACGAAGAGGCTGCTATCATCCCAAATCCACCGCATTTCCTCCCTCCCCCTTCTCTCCAGAGCCACAATCTCCAAATCATCTTCGTCTTcgtcttcatcttcatcatcccCCAAGAAAGTCGCCGATCGAATCGTGAAGTTCTCAGCCATCGATCACGAAGGGAAGAAGCGCGAGGTCTTGGGCCTCTCGGGCCAGACTCTGCTCAGAGCCCTTTGCAACAGCGGCCTCATCGACCCTGAATCGCACCGCCTGGATGATATCGAGGCCTGCGGCGCCGAGTGCGAGATCAACATCGCCCAGGAGTGGCTCGACAGGCTGCCTCCGCGGACGCACGACGAGCAGTTTATTCTGAAGAGAAGTTCTAGGTCTAGGGTTTTGAACAAGCACTCCAGGTTGGGGTGTCAGGTGTTGCTCACCGATGACATGGATGGAATGGTTGTTGCTGTGCCGGAGCCCAGGCCCTGGGATACTGCGTAA